A genome region from Populus alba chromosome 3, ASM523922v2, whole genome shotgun sequence includes the following:
- the LOC118054329 gene encoding outer envelope protein 80, chloroplastic isoform X3 has protein sequence MERGLFGMVSNAEILSGGIIRLQIAEAEVNDISIRFLDRKTGEPTKGKTKPETILRQLTTKKGQVYSMLQGKRDVDTVLTMGIMEDVSFIPQPAEDTGKVDLIMNVVERPNGGFSAGGGISSGTTSGSLPGLIGSFAYSHRNVFGRNQKLNISLERGQIDSIFRINYTDPWIEGDDKRTSRTIMVQNSRTPGNLVHGNQPVNNSLTIGRVAAGIEFSRPLRPKWSGTVGLIFQHAGARDEKGDPKIKDHYNSPLTASGKNHDDMLLAKFESVYTGSGDHGSSMFVFNMEQGLPLWSEWLFFNRVNTRARKGVEIGPALCLLSLSGGHVMGNFSPHEAFAIGGTNSVRGYEEGAVGSGRSYAVGSGEISFPVLGPVEGVFFADYGTDLGSGSTVPGDPAGARLKPGSGYGYGFGIRVDSPLGPLRLEYAFNDRHTKRFHFGVGHRN, from the exons AGAAGCGGAGGTGAATGACATTTCCATACGCTTTCTTGACCGAAAAAC TGGTGAACCAACCAAAGGGAAGACAAAGCCTGAGACGATACTTAGGCAACTTACAACCAAAAAGGGACAG GTTTACAGCATGCTTCAAGGGAAAAGAGATGTGGATACTGTGTTAACTATGGGAATCATGGAAGATGTTAGCTTTATTCCCCAACCTGCTGAAG ATACTGGCAAAGTTGATTTGATAATGAATGTTGTTGAACGGCCAAATGGAGGATTTTCTGCTGGTGGTGGGATATCAAGTGG GACTACAAGTGGCTCTCTACCAGGACTTATTGGAAG CTTTGCATATTCTCATAGGAATGTTTTTGGACGAAACCAGAAACTTAATATTTCCCTTGAGAGGGGCCAAATTGACTCAATCTTTCGAATAAACTACACAGACCCCTGGATTGAAGGGGATGACAAACGGACTTCTAGAACAATTATGGTTCAG AATTCAAGAACCCCTGGGAATCTTGTTCATGGTAACCAACCTGTAAATAATAGCCTGACGATTGGCAGAGTTGCAGCTGGTATAGAATTTAGCAGACCACTCAGACCAAAGTGGAGTGGAACAGTCGGACTTATTTTTCAG CATGCTGGTGCTCGTGATGAAAAAGGAGACCCTAAGATCAAAGACCATTACAACAGCCCCCTCACTGCAAG TGGCAAGAATCATGATGATATGTTGCTTGCTAAATTTGAAAGTGTATATACAGGTTCTGGGGACCATGGCTCTTCCATG TTTGTGTTTAACATGGAACAAGGACTACCTCTTTGGTCCGAGTGGCTGTTTTTCAACAGAGTTAATACTCGTGCTAGAAAGGGTGTAGAAATTGGTCCTGCTCTTTGTCTTCTGAG TTTGTCTGGTGGTCATGTGATGGGTAATTTCTCTCCTCATGAAGCATTTGCCATTGGCGGAACAAACAGTGTGAGAGGATATGAAGAAGGGGCTGTGGGCTCTGGTCGATCATATGCAGTTGGCTCAGGCGAAATTTCTTTCCCTGTG TTGGGACCAGTGGAAGGAGTTTTTTTTGCTGACTATGGAACAGACCTTGGATCTGGATCCACTGTGCCTG GTGATCCTGCTGGGGCAAGGCTGAAGCCTGGAAGTGGATATGGGTATGGCTTCGGCATCCGTGTGGACTCGCCATTAGGTCCTCTTCGGCTTGAATATGCATTTAATGACAGGCACACAAAGAGATTCCATTTTGGAGTAGGTCACCGAAATTAA